The Deltaproteobacteria bacterium DNA window CAGCCGGCCAGGGCCATGGAACCGGCTTTTTTCCCCTTGTAGGTCGCCCCGTGCGCCTGGCAGGCGTCTTCGATCACCAGCAGGCCGTGCTTTGCTGCCAGGTCGAGGATGGGGTCCATGTCCGCCGGCTGCCCGTACAAATGAACGGGAATAACGGCCTTCGGCCGTGGCGCAGGGTTCAAGGTTGAAGGCACACGGGGATTTTTGAGATAGGCTTCCAGTTTGCTTGGATCCATGTTGCAGGTGGCGGGGTCGATGTCCACGAAAACGGGCACAGCGCCTGTCTGGGATATG harbors:
- a CDS encoding DegT/DnrJ/EryC1/StrS family aminotransferase — protein: MNVPFLDLKVQYQQIKNDVLPMMTQAMENGMFIGGPQVEAFEKEFAAFCEARFCVGLNSGTDALRFALMAAGVGPGDAVITVPNTFIATTEAISQTGAVPVFVDIDPATCNMDPSKLEAYLKNPRVPSTLNPAPRPKAVIPVHLYGQPADMDPILDLAAKHGLLVIEDACQAHGATYKGKKAGSMALAG